One part of the Amaranthus tricolor cultivar Red isolate AtriRed21 chromosome 16, ASM2621246v1, whole genome shotgun sequence genome encodes these proteins:
- the LOC130802383 gene encoding uncharacterized protein LOC130802383 isoform X18, translating into MEQDDDPSNQDLNEKINIIQGKYDDEASTQMSSIDVKEIEATTIQTTRESDYSTIFFEQSKCDVPHAKEHKDNENEKDTYIEKEEHNSRFEHEDLEEVHDSSNKHQEKIEVDMISNEFKEADIIEVRISETTTVDCVNQVINIESDIIQLQWEVKIEDETIFKDSFKVDEDDKEEVANVSLKNDGFCGGNINKEMGEAPTIASDFKHQEKTDLHLSSIEFNEVHIVQENNSGTATVDGMIQDLNEEVNIIQGKNKDEACEQINSIEVKENEATAIQTNQESDFSTIFIEQSKCEEPHIEEHNDNENVDDTYTEKEEHNTCFKHEDQEKEHDSLNQATNIKSDFIKLQREVKIDDETIIKDNFKVDIDDNEEGANESLTKDGFFGENINKEIGEAPTIASDFQHQEKIDIHVSSIEFKEVDIVEANNSGTATVDGVNQDLNEEVNIIQGKNVDEACEKMSSIVVKEKEATTNRTNQESDCSTIFVEQRKCDEPHVKEYKDNEKVDDTYTKKEEHNTCFDHEDLENEHDTSNQATSIESYIIQIQREVNIDNETIIKDSFKIDEDDKEEVTNKSLKTDGFSGENINKQMGEAPTTAADFQHQEKIDLHVSSIEFKEVDIVEANNSGTATVDSVNQDLNDEVNIIQGKNEDEAFEQMSSIEVKENEATTIQTNKESDCSTIIVEQSKCDEFHVEEHNDNENVDDTYTEKEEHSTCFEHEDKEKVHYPSNQATSIESDIIQLQREVKIDNETIIKDSFKIDEDDKEEVINESLKTDGFCGENIKKQMGEALTTTANFQHQEKIDVHVSLIEFKEVDFIEANNSGTNTVDSVNQDLNDEVNIIQGKNEDEAFEQMSSIEVKENEATTIQTNKESDCSTIIVEQSKCDEFQVEEHNENENVDDTYTEKEEHNTCFEHDNKEKDHDPSNQATYIESDIIQLQREVKIDKETIIKYSFNIDEDDKEEVTNESLKMDCFCGENINKQMGEALTTAADFQHQEKLDLHVSSIEFKEVDFVEANNSGTTTVDSVNQDLNDEVNIIQGKNEDEAFDQMSSIEVKENEATTIQTNKESDCSMIIVEQSKCDEFHVEEHNDNENVDDTYTEKEEHNTCFEHEDKEKDHDPSNQATNIESDIIRLQREVKIDDETIIKDSFKMDEDDKEEVANESLKAYGFFGENINKQMGEAPTTTADFHHQEKIDLHVSSIEFKEVDIVEANNSGTATVDSVNQDLNDEVNIIQGKNEDEAFEQMTSNEVKENEATTIETNQESDCITIIVEQSNFDEPHVEEHIDNENVEDTYTEKEKHNTCFEHEDQEKEHVPSNQASNIKSDFIKLQREVKIDHETIIKDSFKVDEDDNEEVANESLKKDGFCGEDRNKEIGEAPTIAFDFQHQEKIDLHMSSIEFKEVYIVEANNSGTATIDGVNQDLNEEINISQEKKDDEAFKEISSIEVKENEATTIQSNKKSYCSTFVVEESKCDERHVEEHNANENVDDTYTEKESFEHEDQATSIESDIIQLQREVKIDDETIIKDSLKIDEDEKEEVTNESLKRDDFCGENKNKQMGEAPTTAADFQHQEKIDLYVSSIEFNEVDFVEANTSRTATIDCVNQDLNDEINIIQGKNEDEAFEQMSFIEVKENEATTIQTNKESDCSTIIDEQSKCDEPHVEEHNDNENADDTYTEKEEHNTCFEHEDKEKDHDPSNQDLNDEVNIIQGKNEDEAFEQMSSIEVKENEATTIETNQESDCITIFDEESNFDEPHVEEHNDNENVEDTYTEIEEHNTCFEQEVQKKEHVTSNQASNIKSDFIKLQREVKIDDETIIKDSYKVGEAPTIAFDFQHQEKIDLHMSSIEFKEVYIVEANNSGTATIDGVNQDLNEEVNISQGKKDDEVFNQMSSIEVKENEAITIQTNKESYCSTIVVEQSKCDEPHVEEHHDNENVDDTYLEKEEHNMCFEYEDREKDHDPPNQATSIESEIIQLQREVKIDDETIIKDSLKIDEDEKEEVTNESLKTDGFCGENINKQIGEAPTTAADFQHQEKIDLHVSSIEFKEVDVVEANNSGTTTVDSVNQDLNDEVNIIQGKNEDEAFEQMISIEVKENEATMIKTNQESDCITIFVEQSNCDEPDVEEHKDNENVDDTYTEKEEHNTCFEHQDQEKEHDPSNQDLKEEVNISQGKKDDEAFKEMCSIALKENEATTIQTKKETDCSTIIVEQSKCDEPHVKEHNDNENVDDAYIEKEEHNTCFEHKDQEKDHDPSNQAINIVSDIIHIQREVKIDDETIIKDSFKIAEDDKEVVANESLKTDGFCGENINKQVGEAPTTAADFQHQKKIDLHVSSIEFKEVDIVEANNSATTTVDSVKQDLNDEVNIIQGKNEDEAFEQMSSIEVKETEATTIKTNQESDCVTIFVEQSNCNEPDVEEHKDNENVDDTYTEKEEHNTCFEHEDQEKEHDPSNQDLKEEVNISQGKKDDEAFKEMCSIEVKENEATTIQTKKESDCSTIIVEQSKCDEPHVKQHNDNENVDDAYMEKEEHNTCFEHEDKEKDHDPSNQAINIVSDIIHLQREVKIDDETIIKDSFKIAEDDKEVVANESLKTDGFCGENINKQVGEAPTTAADFQYQEKIDLHVSSIEFKEVDIVEANNSETTTVDSVKQDLNDEVNIIQGKNEDEAFEQMSSIEVKENDATTIKTNQESDCITIFVEQSNCDEPDVEEHKDNENVDDTYTEKEEHNTCFEHEDQEKEHDPSNQDLKEEVNISQGKTDDEAFKEMCSIEVKENEATTIQTKKESDCSTIIVEQSKCDEPHVKEHNDNENVDDAYMEKEEHNTCFEHEDQEKDHDPSNQAINIVSDIIHLQREVKIDDETIIKDSFKIVEDDKEVVANESLKIDGFCGENINKQVGEAPTTAADFQHQEKIDLHVSSIEFKEVDIVEANNSETTTVDSVNQDLNDEVNIIQGKNEDEACEQMSSIEVKENEATTIQTNQESDSSTIFVEQSKCDVPLVEEHKDNENVDDTYMEKEEHNTCFEHEDQEEDHDPSNQASYTESNIIQLKRELKLVDETISKDSSKVDEDDKEEDANESLKKHRFCCENTNKETGEAPKRVSDFQHRQQIEVHVSSNEFKEADIVEENVSAIATVDSVNQIIITDNKQDISKAKEVKDATKDNQVIEPKASDEEETETSNQRDFDSGMTVGAIDDLKTTHKKSLNILSGVGSKVKHSISKVKKAMTCTSAPFASEDVIIKLNKNKK; encoded by the exons AAACATCATTCAAGGAAAAAACAAGGATGAAGCATGTGAGCAAATCAATTCCATTGAGGTTAAAGAGAATGAAGCTACAGCAATCCAAACCAACCAAGAGAGTGATTTTAGTACGATATTTATTGAACAAAGCAAATGCGAAGAGCCTCACATTGAAGAAcacaatgataatgaaaatgtgGACGATACATATACGGAAAAAGAGGAACATAACACGTGTTTTAAACACGAAGACCAGGAAAAAGAACACGATTCTTTAAATCAG GCTACGAATATTAAATCAGATTTCATTAAATTACAAAGGGAAGTAAAAATAGATGATGAAACTATCATTAAAGATAATTTCAAAGTTGATATAGATGACAATGAAGAGGGTGCAAATGAAAGTTTAACAAAGGATGGTTTTTTTggtgaaaatataaataaagaaatcGGTGAAGCACCTACGATAGCTTCTGATTTTCAACATcaagaaaaaattgatattcaCGTGTCTTCAATTGAGTTTAAAGAAGTGGACATTGTTGAAGCGAATAATAGTGGAACAGCCACTGTCGATGGTGTGAATCAG GATTTAAATGAGGAAGTAAACATCATTCAAGGAAAAAATGTTGATGAAGCATGTGAGAAAATGAGTTCCATTGTGGTTAAAGAGAAGGAAGCTACAACAAACCGAACCAACCAAGAGAGTGATTGTAGTACGATCTttgttgaacaaagaaaatgcGATGAGCCTCACGTTAAAGAATACAAAGATAATGAAAAAGTGGACGATACATATACGAAAAAAGAGGAACATAACACGTGTTTTGATCACGAAGACCTGGAAAATGAACACGATACTTCAAATCAG GCTACAAGTATTGaatcttatatcattcaaataCAAAGGGAAGTAAATATAGATAATGAAACTATCATTAAAGATAGTTTCAAAATTGATGAAGATGACAAAGAAGAGGTTAcaaataaaagtttaaaaacagaTGGTTTTTCTggtgaaaacataaataaaCAAATGGGTGAAGCACCTACGACAGCTGCTGATTTTCAACATCAAGAAAAAATAGATCTTCACGTGTCTTCGATTGAGTTCAAAGAAGTGGACATTGTTGAAGCAAATAATAGTGGAACAGCCACCGTCGATAGTGTGAATCAG GATTTAAATGACGAAGTAAACATCATTCAAGGGAAAAATGAGGATGAAGCATTTGAGCAAATGAGTTCCATTGAGGTTAAAGAGAATGAGGCTACAACGATCCAAACCAACAAAGAGAGTGATTGTAGTACGATCATTGTTGAACAAAGCAAATGCGATGAGTTTCACGTTGAAGAGcacaatgataatgaaaatgtgGACGATACATATACGGAAAAAGAGGAACATAGCACGTGTTTTGAACACGAAGACAAGGAAAAAGTTCACTATCCTTCAAATCAG GCTACAAGTATTGAATCAGATATCATTCAATTACAAAGGGAAGTAAAAATAGATAATGAAACTATCATTAAAGATAGTTTCAAAATTGATGAAGATGACAAAGAAGAGGTTATAAATGAAAGTTTAAAAACGGATGGTTTTTgtggtgaaaacataaaaaaacaaatgggtGAAGCGCTTACGACGACTGCTAATTTTCAACATCAAGAAAAGATAGATGTTCACGTGTCTTTGATTGAGTTCAAAGAAGTGGACTTTATTGAAGCAAATAATAGTGGAACAAACACTGTTGATAGTGTGAATCAG GATTTAAATGATGAAGTAAACATCATTCAAGGAAAAAATGAGGATGAAGCATTTGAGCAAATGAGTTCCATAGAGGTTAAAGAGAATGAGGCTACAACGATCCAAACTAACAAAGAGAGTGATTGTAGTACGATCATTGTTGAACAAAGCAAATGCGATGAGTTTCAAGTTGAAGAGcacaatgaaaatgaaaatgtggACGATACATATACGGAGAAAGAGGAACATAACACGTGTTTTGAACACGACAACAAGGAAAAAGATCACGATCCATCAAATCAG GCTACATATATTGAATCAGATATCATTCAATTACAAAGGGAAGTAAAAATAGATAAAGAAACTATCATTAAATATAGTTTcaatattgatgaagatgacAAAGAAGAGGTTACCAATGAAAGTTTAAAAATGGATTGTTTTTGTggtgaaaacataaataaaCAAATGGGTGAAGCGCTTACGACAGCTGCTGATTTTCAACATCAAGAAAAACTAGATCTTCACGTGTCTTCGATTGAGTTCAAAGAAGTGGACTTTGTTGAAGCAAATAATAGTGGAACAACCACTGTCGATAGTGTGAATCAG GATTTAAATGACGAAGTAAACATCATTCAAGGAAAAAATGAGGATGAAGCATTTGATCAAATGAGTTCCATTGAGGTTAAAGAAAATGAGGCTACAACGATCCAAACCAACAAAGAAAGTGATTGTAGTATGATCATTGTTGAACAAAGCAAATGCGATGAGTTTCACGTTGAAGAGcacaatgataatgaaaatgtgGACGATACATATACGGAAAAAGAGGAACATAACACGTGTTTTGAACACGAGGACAAGGAAAAAGATCACGATCCATCAAATCAG GCTACAAATATTGAATCAGATATAATTCGACTACAAAGGGAAGTAAAAATAGATGACGAAACTATCATTAAGGATAGCTTCAAAATGGATGAAGATGACAAAGAAGAGGTTGCAAATGAAAGTTTAAAAGCATATGGTTTTTTTGGTGAAAACATCAATAAACAAATGGGTGAAGCACCTACGACAACTGCTGATTTTCATCATCAAGAAAAAATAGATCTTCACGTGTCTTCGATTGAGTTCAAAGAAGTGGACATTGTTGAAGCAAATAATAGTGGAACAGCCACTGTCGATAGTGTGAATCAG GATTTAAATGACGAAGTAAACATCATTCAAGGAAAAAATGAGGATGAAGCATTTGAGCAAATGACTTCCAATGAGGTTAAAGAGAATGAAGCTACAACGATTGAAACCAACCAAGAGAGTGATTGTATTACGATCATTGTTGAACAAAGCAACTTCGATGAGCCTCACGTTGAAGAACACATAGATAATGAAAATGTGGAAGATACATATACGGAAAAAGAGAAACATAACACCTGTTTTGAACATGAAGATCAGGAAAAAGAACACGTTCCATCAAATCAG GCTTCAAATATTAAATCAGATTTCATTAAATTACAAAGGGAAGTAAAAATAGATCATGAAACTATCATTAAAGATAGTTTCAAAGTTGATGAAGATGACAATGAAGAGGTTGCAAATGAAAGTTTAAAAAAGGATGGTTTTTGTGGTGAAGACAGAAATAAAGAAATCGGTGAAGCACCTACGATAGCTTTTGATTTTCAACATCAAGAAAAAATAGATCTTCACATGTCTTCGATTGAGTTCAAAGAAGTGTACATTGTTGAAGCAAATAATAGTGGAACAGCCACTATCGATGGCGTGAATCAg GATTTAAATGAGGAAATAAATATCAGTCAGGAAAAAAAGGATGATGAAGCATTTAAGGAAATAAGTTCCATTGAGGTTAAAGAGAATGAAGCTACAACAATCCAAAGCAACAAAAAGAGTTATTGTAGTACGTTCGTTGTTGAAGAAAGCAAATGCGATGAGCGTCACGTTGAAGAACACAATGCTAATGAAAATGTGGACGATACATATACGGAAAAAGAGAGTTTTGAACACGAAGACCAG GCTACAAGTATTGAATCGGATATCATTCAATTACAAAGGGAAGTAAAAATAGATGATGAAACTATCATTAAAGACAGTTTAAAAattgatgaagatgaaaaagaagagGTTACAAATGAAAGTTTAAAAAGGGATGATTTTTGTggtgaaaacaaaaataaacaaatgggTGAAGCACCTACGACAGCTGCTGATTTTCAACATCAAGAAAAAATAGATCTTTACGTGTCTTCGATTGAGTTCAATGAAGTGGACTTTGTTGAAGCAAATACTAGTAGAACAGCCACTATTGATTGTGTGAATCAG GATTTAAATGACGAAATAAACATCATTCAAGGAAAAAATGAGGATGAAGCATTTGAGCAAATGAGTTTCATTGAGGTTAAAGAGAATGAGGCTACAACAATCCAAACCAACAAAGAGAGCGATTGTAGTACGATCATTGATGAACAAAGCAAATGCGATGAGCCTCACGTTGAAGAGcacaatgataatgaaaatgcgGACGATACATATACGGAAAAAGAGGAACATAACACGTGTTTTGAACACGAAGACAAGGAAAAAGATCACGATCCCTCAAATCAG GATTTAAACGACGAAGTAAACATCATTCAAGGAAAAAATGAGGATGAAGCATTTGAACAAATGAGTTCTATTGAGGTTAAAGAGAATGAAGCTACAACGATTGAAACCAACCAAGAGAGTGATTGTATTACGATCTTTGATGAAGAAAGCAACTTTGATGAGCCTCACGTTGAAGAAcacaatgataatgaaaatgtgGAAGATACATATACGGAAATAGAGGAACATAACACCTGTTTTGAACAGGAAGTCCAGAAAAAAGAACACGTTACTTCAAATCAG GCTTCAAATATTAAATCAGATTTCATTAAATTACAAAGGGAAGTAAAAATAGATGATGAAACTATCATTAAAGATAGTTACAAAGTTGGTGAAGCACCTACGATAGCTTTTGATTTTCAACATCAAGAAAAAATAGATCTTCACATGTCTTCGATTGAGTTCAAAGAAGTGTACATTGTTGAAGCAAATAATAGTGGAACAGCCACTATCGATGGTGTGAATCAG GATTTAAATGAGGAAGTAAATATCAGTCAAGGAAAAAAGGatgatgaggtatttaatcaaATGAGTTCCATTGAGGTTAAAGAGAATGAAGCTATAACAATCCAAACCAACAAAGAGAGTTATTGTAGTACGATCGTTGTTGAACAAAGCAAATGCGATGAGCCTCACGTTGAAGAACACCATGATAATGAAAATGTGGACGATACATATTTGGAAAAAGAGGAACATAACATGTGTTTTGAATACGAAGACCGGGAAAAAGATCACGATCCTCCAAATCAG GCTACAAGTATTGAATCAGAAATCATTCAATTACAAAGGGAAGTAAAAATAGATGATGAAACTATCATTAAAGATAGTTTAAAAattgatgaagatgaaaaagaagagGTTACAAATGAAAGTTTAAAAACGGATGGTTTTTGTggtgaaaacataaataaacaaataggtGAAGCACCTACGACAGCTGCTGATTTTCAACATCAAGAAAAAATAGATCTTCACGTGTCTTCGATTGAGTTCAAAGAAGTGGATGTTGTTGAAGCAAATAATAGTGGAACAACCACTGTTGATAGTGTGAATCAG GATTTAAATGACGAAGTAAACATCATCCAAGGAAAAAATGAGGATGAAGCATTTGAGCAAATGATTTCCATTGAGGTTAAAGAGAATGAAGCTACAATGATCAAAACCAACCAAGAGAGTGATTGTATTACGATCTTTGTTGAACAAAGCAACTGTGATGAGCCTGACGTTGAAGAACACAAAGATAATGAAAATGTGGACGATACATATACGGAAAAAGAGGAACATAACACTTGTTTTGAACACCAAGACCAGGAAAAAGAACACGATCCTTCAAATCAG GATTTAAAAGAGGAAGTAAATATCAGTCAAGGAAAAAAGGATGATGAGGCATTCAAGGAAATGTGCTCCATTGCGCTTAAAGAGAATGAAGCTACAACAATCCAAACCAAAAAAGAGACTGATTGTAGTACGATCATTGTTGAACAAAGCAAATGCGATGAGCCTCACGTTAAAGAAcacaatgataatgaaaatgtgGACGATGCATATATTGAAAAAGAGGAACATAACACGTGTTTTGAACACAAAGACCAGGAAAAAGATCACGATCCTTCAAATCAG GCTATAAATATTGTATCAGATATCATTCATATACAAAGGGAAGTAAAAATAGATGATGAAACTATTATTAAAGATAGTTTCAAAATTGCTGAAGATGACAAAGAAGTGGTTGCAAATGAAAGTTTAAAAACGGATGGTTTTTGTGGTGAAAACATCAATAAACAAGTGGGTGAAGCACCTACGACTGCTGCTGATTTTcaacatcaaaaaaaaatagatcTTCACGTGTCTTCGATTGAGTTCAAAGAAGTGGACATTGTTGAAGCAAATAATAGTGCAACAACCACTGTCGATAGTGTGAAACag GATTTAAATGACGAAGTAAACATCATCCAAGGAAAAAATGAGGATGAAGCATTTGAGCAAATGAGTTCCATTGAGGTTAAAGAGACTGAAGCTACAACGATCAAAACCAACCAAGAGAGTGATTGTGTTACGATCTTTGTTGAACAAAGCAACTGCAATGAGCCTGACGTTGAAGAACACAAAGATAATGAAAATGTGGACGATACATATACGGAAAAAGAGGAACATAACACTTGTTTTGAACACGAAGACCAGGAAAAAGAACACGATCCTTCAAATCAG GATTTAAAAGAGGAAGTAAATATCAGTCAAGGAAAAAAGGATGATGAGGCATTCAAGGAAATGTGCTCCATTGAGGTTAAAGAGAATGAAGCTACAACAATCCAAACCAAAAAAGAGAGTGATTGTAGTACGATCATTGTTGAACAAAGCAAATGCGATGAGCCTCACGTTAAACAAcacaatgataatgaaaatgtgGACGATGCATATATGGAAAAAGAGGAACATAACACGTGTTTTGAACACGAAGACAAGGAAAAAGATCACGATCCTTCAAATCAG GCTATAAATATTGTATCCGATATCATTCATCTACAAAGGGAAGTAAAAATAGATGATGAAACTATCATTAAAGATAGTTTCAAAATTGCTGAAGATGACAAAGAAGTGGTTGCAAATGAAAGTTTAAAAACGGATGGTTTTTGTGGTGAAAACATCAATAAACAAGTGGGTGAAGCACCTACGACTGCTGCTGATTTTCAATATCAAGAAAAAATAGATCTTCACGTGTCTTCGATTGAGTTCAAAGAAGTGGACATTGTTGAAGCAAATAATAGTGAAACAACCACTGTCGATAGTGTAAAACag GATTTAAATGACGAAGTAAACATCATCCAAGGAAAAAATGAGGATGAAGCATTTGAGCAAATGAGTTCCATTGAGGTTAAAGAGAATGACGCTACAACGATCAAAACCAACCAAGAGAGTGATTGTATTACGATCTTTGTTGAACAAAGCAACTGCGATGAGCCTGACGTTGAAGAACACAAAGATAATGAAAATGTGGACGATACATATACGGAAAAAGAGGAACATAACACTTGTTTTGAACACGAAGACCAGGAAAAAGAACACGATCCTTCAAATCAG GATTTAAAAGAGGAAGTAAATATCAGTCAAGGAAAAACGGATGATGAGGCATTCAAGGAAATGTGCTCCATTGAGGTTAAAGAGAATGAAGCTACAACAATCCAAACCAAAAAAGAGAGTGATTGTAGTACGATCATTGTTGAACAAAGCAAATGCGATGAGCCTCACGTTAAAGAAcacaatgataatgaaaatgtgGACGATGCATATATGGAAAAAGAGGAACATAACACGTGTTTTGAACACGAAGACCAGGAAAAAGATCACGATCCTTCAAATCAG GCTATAAATATTGTATCAGATATCATTCATCTACAAAGGGAAGTAAAAATAGATGATGAAACTATCATTAAAGATAGTTTCAAAATTGTTGAAGATGACAAAGAAGTGGTTGCAAATGAAAGTTTAAAAATAGATGGTTTTTGTGGTGAAAACATCAATAAACAAGTGGGTGAAGCACCTACGACTGCTGCTGATTTTCAACATCAAGAAAAAATAGATCTTCACGTGTCTTCGATTGAGTTCAAAGAAGTGGACATTGTTGAAGCAAATAATAGTGAAACAACCACTGTCGACAGTGTGAATCag GATTTAAATGACGAAGTAAACATCATTCAAGGAAAAAATGAGGATGAAGCATGTGAGCAAATGAGTTCCATTGAGGTTAAAGAGAATGAAGCTACAACAATCCAAACCAACCAAGAGAGTGATTCTAGTACGATCTTTGTTGAACAAAGCAAATGTGATGTGCCTCTTGTTGAAGAACACAAAGATAATGAAAATGTGGACGATACATATATGGAAAAAGAGGAACATAACACCTGTTTTGAACACGAAGACCAAGAAGAAGATCACGATCCTTCAAATCAG GCCTCCTATACAGAATCAAATATCATTCAATTAAAAAGGGAAttaaaattagttgatgaaacTATCTCAAAAGATAGTTCCAAAGTTGATGAAGATGACAAAGAAGAGGATGCAAATGaaagtttaaaaaaacataGATTTTGTTGTGAAAACACAAATAAAGAAACTGGTGAAGCGCCTAAAAGAGTTTCTGATTTTCAACATCGACAACAAATAGAAGTTCATGTGTCTTCGAATGAGTTCAAAGAAGCAGACATTGTTGAAGAAAATGTTAGTGCAATAGCCACTGTTGACAGTGTAAATCAG ATCATTATTACAGATAACAAACAAGATATTTCAAAAGCCAAAGAAGTTAAAGATGCAACCAAAGACAACCAAGTAATTGAACCAAAAGCTAGTGATGAAGAGGAAACTGAAACTTCAAATCAAAGAGATTTTGATTCAGGCATGACAGTGGGGGCTATTGATGATCTAAAGACAACGCATAAAAAGTCACTAAACATATTATCAGGTGTTGGATCGAAGGTGAAACATTCAATCTCTAAAGTGAAAAAAGCTATGACATGCACTTCTGCTCCATTTGCTTCTGAAGATGTAATCATCAAgttaaataaaaacaagaaataa